A region of Liolophura sinensis isolate JHLJ2023 chromosome 8, CUHK_Ljap_v2, whole genome shotgun sequence DNA encodes the following proteins:
- the LOC135472981 gene encoding dmX-like protein 2 isoform X1: MNRHQVLTGACNYGDQCFAVGSVEGVHFTAYATGCDIVILANDFQRVQIIPGVTHGNIKVSCIDCSTDTGKVAASYHTKVYIFEPTPLIHHDSSHKLDYKWFRTAVITTDSFVNCLSWNLDGSKLLTGGDQIQLWEHSLTTVQPEAQGPIRFHVGETVPEDEVLESHSAPVSPPPSDEDKGNVMGGWGVAWSCRPATPVFHLKFSPDGLLFASAGQADRLVKIWYENRKLQLTESVIRQESFLSPRTNEYNFSFVYISHPRAVTGFDWRQTSKYMPRGALANMLVTSCKDNICRIWSETILPDDGLVNLEQLDPSFVHDPKFHTHRHKKRFMHRLRHIRHSIHKRKKQTRVGPPNVMSLPSITSSASIHDFHKFGFHQSGLAPSFHFHLAASINPETDIPLLPTVGGRGHIVETDFRLHWLNNKELQFSMEAETILQELHRKSILEEGPEVEGQAGEEVESPMDDTHSDDLVNFGDGADGKSEQDEHTESEPEPVTKRKRPKLFKRSSRSQSSRSSDSRASEMNRSLSNPEFSTDEQDPDIGATAAAEGVGVDELDRKIEGLLRDWHQCPDMLYSIHPVDGSFLVWLVDWLDEFTPFCFRQAQVSFSSRIPHAFPVPDSRSMAANLMMYCNYSKMDIKSAMKMSESRSILDYNKLNAIPTMSKYSLHNTNMLIPHVSIVSKHVNGTLNQWQISFAENSKFATVLSVAHVARACGHRFRTNTAACHPVLPLLLTTSHHNIPEYDDGTETPVEKAKGRESDLIGGFNFCSELILWRVDPVGPLSKSGGIVELARINSPNISAFSNVAWIPTLLPSTTLGSYSNSPSALFVASDGVSLRMYQAVIDARTLLMEIGPHNKDLPHMLSMSSSYSSSGYSDTPPTPVAPSDIFRIISLQSTSRPGCIMELDALSEACQDWQQTQLLHVFQEQLIVGRHSNKTNHTQPPSLEPMVDLHNMASFDEQFYLVVLEGLTEGGSMLHMWKIIISSQPTHTDAKDPMAGYVPDATLIQEDYDSSPSSRSNTPDLPQPELGHTRQVSCVKLCLTTTKVSSQKLPLYPGVSVVYATVAAGHLSSSSIYPACYAPYLLSTACSDGKVRFWRCDVLGREVSQVNMEVGPDDLSVMSSSYNYEMTISDVSGERPSLTHFTQSLVLDKTYEWKEWDMVIPREESSTIRVQGRPICVSCAYSGRVAVAYRYGNIRAMADNPDNKFVNLCVAIYECESTGGSEWTLEDTIELKNISIPDPGAEIDLSMITPTEPERPPPTDNRLSFTPKVSRTKSIPSLSTIQSVRRSINEQGNKTGALVQKHLVQLDWVSTEDGSHVLTVGVGSKIIMYSQVSNEIAQVCHREGRSTAVDGGGASRPPQARGRPMLQKSKTMVVEDTPEEIRWMKLRTIDLGTADGLPSLPMHMSWVRSGILVVGMDNEMHVYSQWKSPDVLLEAMSSESSTGLQDRRNLTDHSLSSLVNGPVPSAPLNSFKQPTTFKTSQSMPGLKYAAMMSVGGKKKDLSSRKGTLAKSESTTSLSLISESGLFEAAHRANPVLPQYHPKQLMELLNFGKVKRVKAILAHLVRCIAGNDAYQTTYHDELDSQESRSRALHRQRTMSVSGTTAPELAGDFEPALDYVEISSIPPLPIHALLAADSDTAYKAELSPSGRQKSTQQDYSDLFATNFQDDDMDDPFSDDSSVYDPSTPVRGRQLSGSGGWDMNYFGPAQGRLLAKHLTYTHLPGLSSLDQMYLLALGDTVANTKTDFNDRFAMETAKAHVLTEQSTQTAESMDDCGLRFMLAMRHHIYLVRTLPPRQRVMLRQQGLKMFNIVWAFHSEATEELLALIPSMQKGAPTWEELRQFGAGWWVYNINILKTTIEKVAKAAFQANSDPLDAAVFYLALKKKNVLWGLFRSVSDKRMSDFFRNNFQEDRWRKAALKNAFALLGRQRFMHAAAFFLLAGALHDAVEVCTEKLKDVQLALVICRLHDNDDPLPNSVKTILYEKVLGCDSNGQNYNPCRAHPDPFLRSMGLWLLKDYTSALNTLLQTGIGQSHLVEDEDIDTVSTSPNVFNFYNYLRTHPLLVRQRLATMAQERKKVLVILSGFSHADANQQADKGVNHIDKITPLERRLFFQTAHMHFKAGCPALALEVLSKLPSVVVSEEDEDGEVDDKSFVETKGERCIETGTINEYDDKPIVNGFHKANDFDWSQSSSALDWSQPVSATNMDSASAIDWSQPLTSRFDGKLDLDLDLDLGSDKDASEEDNSSDITRDTSVIVHPSRSVCPQREDSMASGSVGAEDLTEDEARAGDFDIMAQQYKFIACLKILMEELTTLATGFEVDGGQLRYQLYIWLEREVEALKLLCNYRQELTDEEETKAEVADKALDDSLDMHVSGHMQRSLSIRETTHKPTLHEVIMAETMNFEAKLERMSRRRQWLHNNQQLLRTLISYCILQGSGGGGLASIRMELILLLQELQQVKPQQQLLSPLPFPTTLPLLSASIASSKTVIADPIKHLQGMIQDLLHTIVEFTVPPCHHYMSEAVLLLRNLSVALSSCIYQCLCDSDSFVVSMADLDVAMEGFTSHSVIYQGGHLMAGVRHKRRTSSTEEIINTPPGKWPGVGSLRVLLAREKDDDAPKLTVLLSEALVGVYISLLINAMAAYDAHMLYRLISHKFTVQMWAALFGGGVKTLLKVANTPSHQKPSDDLAKQRMKLNMKIMGNVPVSTQKHESKRTFKEKFVPPELSMVTYFMTKPFQSSTDMGVEYDSEETLSSEDNDSDLGDADDRYRPRTMSVEAVQEHIDPSSYSWCLIRFAIIQLVLHNLNTFLPLVGIELQDLPVCSPLLHAVLKTLEQWQEMLKSKLDMFNGPPDNYIPDMYLEGYGNQPFAKYRALLEPHNTPFVNQHASLPVRRLWHQLIRQESLQDIFIRYIFKKKRAPEDSLDAVRDGDSDTSEPPKEQDPVKIIHKEQDIISAFTINQANPNCISLSTQKELVELDISSILDPPAWLDDDTEYDIELMRKQSIGDETSDFLVIQVPQDRKQSLTPQSQFGSQMSISSVPQSGLQYSQSGRGASVVKGISRPGVSNPPLTSYILDRSSRLIRLIIRRPVIGVRRIASHPHLPHYLTGSADGSVRMWEWGHGQSLTTLRQPGSFPKVTKVLYNTQGNKCCVSDAEGSVCLWQVGPGSNFNKPIMSLPCHNKTTSDFAFVGSSSMLVTAGHSSESKNVCLWDTLLPPRSCLVHAFTCHEHGSPALLYAPQHQVVISGGRKGEICIFDIRQRQMRHTFQAHEGPIKCLALDPEEEYFITGSAEGDIKVWGLDIHQLIHSFVGEHSKNTFFRNMGSAAGVTQIAVGPNHHLFSCGVDGSMKFRQIPEKDIVVHQWGA, encoded by the exons GCTTATGCAACGGGCTGTGATATAGTGATATTGGCCAATGACTTTCAGCGGGTACAGATTATTCCAGGCGTGACCCACGGCAATATCAAGGTCAGCTGTATCGACTGTTCGACCGATACAGGGAAG GTTGCAGCCTCCTATCACACTAAGGTGTACATATTTGAGCCTACTCCACTGATTCATCATGACAGTTCACAT AAACTTGACTATAAGTGGTTCAGGACTGCAGTGATTACGACTGACAGCTTTGTCAACTGCTTGAGTTGGAACCTTGATG GTTCTAAACTGCTGACAGGAGGGGACCAGATCCAGCTATGGGAGCACTCACTCACCACTGTACAGCCAGAGGCTCAGGGTCCCATACGCTTCCACGTGGGGGAGACAGTGCCTGAGGATGAGGTGTTGGAGTCCCACAGTGCCCCCGTGTCACCCCCACCCTCTGATGAGGACAAGGGCAATGTCATGGGGGGCTGGGGAGTGGCCTGGTCATGCCG ACCAGCAACACCTGTGTTCCATCTTAAGTTTTCCCCAGATGGCCTGCTCTTTGCCTCTGCAGGACAG GCTGACAGACTGGTTAAAATCTGGTATGAAAATAGAAAAT TACAGCTGACCGAGTCTGTCATCAGACAGGAGAGCTTTCTTAGTCCCCGGACCAATGAGTACAACTTCTCGTTTGTGTACATCTCCCACCCCAGGGCTGTGACAGGCTTTGACTGGAGGCAGACCAGCAAATACATGCCCAG AGGTGCTCTTGCCAACATGTTGGTGACATCCTGTAAGGATAACATTTGTCGTATTTGGAGCGAAACGATCCTTCCTGATGACGGGCTGGTGAATTTAGAACAGCTTGACCCCAGCTTTGTCCATGACCCCAAATTTCACACTCATCGTCACAAAAAACGCTTCATGCATCGCTTACGTCACATCAG acatTCAATTCACAAGCGAAAGAAACAAACACGAGTGGGCCCTCCCAATGTGATGAGCCTGCCCAGCATTACAAGCTCTGCCTCTATCCACGACTTCCACAAGTTTGGCTTTCACCAGAGTGGCCTGGCACCTTCCTTTCACTTCCATCTCGCTGCTAGCATCAACCCAGAGACAG ACATTCCTCTGCTGCCTACTGTTGGGGGTCGAGGGCACATAGTGGAGACAGATTTCCGTCTTCACTGGCTGAACAACAAAGAGCTTCAGTTTTCCATGGAGGCTGAGACAATTCTGCAGGAATTACACAGGAAATCAATCCTGGAGGAGGGTCCAGAGGTTGAGGGTCAGGCTGGGGAGGAGGTCGAGAGCCCCATGGATGATACCCACTCTGATGACCTCGTGAACTTTGGGGACGGAGCAGATGGGAAGAGTGAGCAAGATGAACACACAGAGTCAGAACCAG AACCAGtaactaaaagaaaaagaccAAAGCTGTTTAAAAGATCATCAAGGTCACAGAGTTCAAGGAGTTCAGACAGTCGAGCATCAGAAATGAACCGGTCGCTTTCCAACCCGGAGTTTTCAACAGATGAGCAGGACCCAGACATAGGAGCCACAGCGGCTGCTGag GGTGTTGGAGTGGATGAATTGGACAGGAAGATTGAGGGGTTGTTACGGGACTGGCACCAGTGTCCTGACATGCTCTACAGTATACACCCAGTGGACGGAAGCTTTCTCGTGTG GCTTGTTGATTGGCTGGATGAGTTCACACCATTCTGTTTCCGTCAAGCTCAGGTGAGCTTTTCCTCGCGCATTCCGCATGCATTTCCTGTTCCTGACTCACGTAGCATGGCAGCCAACCTGATGATGTATTGTAACTACAGCAAAATGGACATCAAGTCAGCCATGAAAATGAGTGAAAGTCGCAGTATTTTAGACTACAACAAACTTAACGCCATTCCGACCATGTCAAAGTATTCGCTACATAATACCAACATGTTAATACCACACGTATCTATAGTGTCAAAACATGTGAATGGGACATTGAACCAGTGGCAAATTAGCTTTGCGGAGAACTCGAAATTTGCAACAGTACTAAGTGTAGCGCACGTGGCGCGTGCTTGTGGTCACCGTTTCCGCACGAACACGGCAGCGTGTCATCCTGTGTTACCTCTACTGCTTACCACCTCCCATCATAACATTCCCGAATACGACGATGGAACTGAGACTCCAGTGGAAAAAGCCAAGGGTCGGGAGAGTGACCTTATAGGTGGTTTTAACTTCTGTAGTGAATTGATTCTGTGGCGAGTGGACCCTGTAGGCCCGCTCTCCAAGTCTGGGGGCATTGTGGAACTGGCCCGCATCAACTCTCCCAACATCTCAGCATTTTCTAACGTAgcctggataccaacattactACCCAG CACCACACTAGGCTCATATAGCAATTCCCCGAGTGCATTATTTGTGGCGTCTGATGGTGTCAGCTTACGGATGTACCAGGCAGTCATTGATGCTAGGACACTACTGATGGAGATTGGGCCTCACAACAAGGATTTgccacat ATGTTGAGCATGTCCAGCAGTTACAGTAGCTCTGGTTACTCTGACACTCCACCCACCCCGGTAGCCCCCTCTGATATCTTCCGCATCATCAGCCTTCAGTCCACGTCACGGCCAGGCTGTATCATGGAACTAGATGCCCTCTCCGAGGCGTGTCAG GACTGGCAACAGACACAGTTGCTTCATGTGTTTCAAGAACAGCTGATAGTGGGTCGCCATAGCAACAAAACAAACCACACCCAACCTCCCTCCCTGGAGCCAATGGTTGATCTTCACAACATGGCATCGTTTGATGAGCAGTTCTACCTGGTGGTGCTGGAGGGCTTGACAGAGGGAGGATCTATGTTACACATGTGGAAGATCATCATCTCTTCCCAGCCTACGCACACTGACG CGAAGGACCCGATGGCTGGCTATGTACCAGATGCCACGCTCATCCAGGAGGATTACGACTCTAGCCCATCTTCCCGCAGCAACACCCCAGACCTCCCCCAGCCAGAGCTGGGCCACACCCGCCAAGTCAGCTGTGTCAAGCTCTGCCTCACCACCACCAAG GTGAGCTCCCAGAAGCTGCCATTATATCCAGGTGTCAGTGTCGTCTACGCTACAGTTGCCGCTGGTCACCTTAGCTCCTCCTCAATCTACCCTGCGTGCTACGCCCCATACCTGCTATCCACAGCCTGCTCTGATGGCAAGGTGCGCTTCTGGCGCTGTGATGTGCTTGGACGCGAAGTGTCTCAGGTGAACATGGAGGTGGGGCCAGATGACCTGTCAGTCATGTCGTCGTCGTATAACTATGAGATGACGATATCTGATGTGAGTGGAGAGAGGCCAAGTTTGACCCACTTCACCCAGTCTCTGGTGCTGGACAAGACATATGAGTGGAAGGAGTGGGACATGGTCATTcccagagaggaatccagcactATACGTGTGCAAG GACGGCCCATCTGTGTAAGTTGTGCATACAGCGGGCGTGTGGCGGTGGCTTACCGCTACGGGAACATTCGGGCCATGGCTGACAACCCTGACAATAAGTTTGTGAATCTGTGTGTGGCTATCTATGAGTGTGAGTCTACAG GTGGCTCAGAGTGGACATTAGAAGATACCATAGAGCTAAAGAACATCAGTATCCCTGACCCAGGGGCAGAAATTGACCTCAGCATGATCACCCCAACGGAGCCGGAACGACCACCCCCAACTGACAACCGGCTGAGCTTCACGCCAAAAGTCTCCCGAACAAAGTCCATTCCCAGTCTGAGCACGATCCAGAGTGTACGGCGCTCCATCAATGAGCAGGGCAACAAAACAGGGGCATTAGTTCAAAAACACCTGGTACAGTTAGACTGGGTGTCCACGGAGGACGGCTCCCATGTCCTCACAGTGGGCGTCGGCTCCAAGATTATCATGTATTCTCAGGTGTCCAACGAAATTGCTCAAGTGTGTCACAGAGAGGGGCGGAGCACAGCAGTTGATGGAGGCGGGGCCAGCCGACCCCCGCAGGCTCGCGGCCGCCCAATGCTGCAAAAGTCCAAGACCATGGTGGTGGAAGACACACCTGAGGAGATCCGTTGGATGAAGTTGAGGACGATTGACCTGGGGACAGCAGATGGCCTTCCCTCTCTGCCCATGCACATGTCTTGGGTCAGGTCAGGCATCCTGGTGGTGGGCATGGATAATGAGATGCACGTCTATTCCCAGTGGAAAAGCCCTGACGTCTTGCTAGAGGCCATGAGCTCAGAGAGTAGCACGGGGCTGCAGGACAGAAGAAACCTGACTGATCACAGCCTGTCTTCTCTGGTGAATGGGCCAGTTCCCTCAGCACCTCTGAACTCTTTCAAGCAGCCCACAACCTTCAAGACATCGCAGTCCATGCCAGGTCTAAAGTATGCTGCCATGATGTCTGTAGGAGGAAAGAAAAAAGACCTGTCTTCCCGGAAAGGGACACTGGCAAAAAGTGAGAGCACGACAAGTCTGTCATTGATCAGTGAGTCGGGACTGTTTGAGGCAGCTCACAGGGCTAATCCTGTCCTACCACAGTACCATCCCAAACAGCTCATGGAGTTACTGAACTTTGGCAAGGTCAAGAGAGTAAAAGCTATTCTAGCCCACCTTGTGCGGTGTATTGCAGGGAATGACGCCTATCAGACAACTTATCATGACGAACTTGATTCGCAGGAATCGCGCAGCCGTGCGCTTCACCGGCAGCGCACCATGTCAGTGTCAGGAACCACCGCTCCAGAGTTAGCGGGTGACTTTGAACCTGCGCTGGATTACGTGGAGATTTCCTCCATTCCTCCACTGCCTATTCACGCTCTTCTCGCGGCAGACAGTGACACGGCCTACAAGGCAGAGTTAAGTCCGTCGGGCAGGCAGAAATCCACCCAGCAGGACTACAGCGACTTGTTTGCCACAAACTTTCAGGATGATGACATGGATGACCCGTTCTCAGACGACAGCTCTGTGTATGACCCCAGCACTCCTGTCAGGGGCAGGCAGTTATCAGGTAGTGGTGGCTGGGACATGAACTATTTTGGGCCTGCTCAGGGGAGATTACTGGCCAAACATCTGACTTACACTCACTTGCCAGGACTGTCCAGCCTTGACCAGATGTACTTATTAGCCCTGGGTGACACAGTGGCCAAcacaaaaacagattttaatgaCAGATTTGCCATGGAAACTGCCAAAG ccCATGTGCTAACCGAACAGTCAACCCAAACAGCAG AATCCATGGATGACTGTGGCTTACGCTTCATGTTGGCCATGAGACATCACATCTACCTAGTGAGGACCTTACCCCCCAGACAGAGGGTGATGCTAAGACAGCAGGGCCTCAAGATGTTCAACATTGTCTGGGCTTTCCACTCCGAGGCCACAGAG GAATTACTAGCCCTTATTCCGAGCATGCAGAAAGGGGCACCAACATGGGAGGAGCTTAGACAGTTTGGAGCGGGTTGGTGGGTGTACAACATCAACATTCTCAAAACCACCATAGAAAAG GTGGCCAAGGCAGCATTTCAAGCTAACAGTGACCCCCTCGATGCAGCAGTCTTTTACCTAGCCCTGAAGAAAAAGAATGTGTTATGGGGACTTTTTAG ATCTGTCAGTGACAAACGTATGTCAGACTTTTTCCGGAACAATTTCCAAGAGGATCGGTGGAGAAAAGCTGCGTTGAAGAATGCCTTTGCTCTTCTGGGACGCCAGCGGTTCATGCATGCGGCGGCATTCTTCCTGCTGGCTGGAGCGCTGCATGACGCTGTGGAG GTTTGTACAGAGAAACTGAAGGATGTCCAGCTGGCTTTGGTGATCTGTCGTCTCCATGACAACGATGACCCTTTACCAAATAGTGTGAAGACGATTCTGTACGAGAAGGTGTTGGGTTGTGACAGCAATGGCCAAAACTACAACCCATGTCGAGCCCATCCTGACCCATTCCTCCGCAGCATGGGACTGTGGCTTCTGAAGGACTACACCAGTGCTCTGAACACACTCCTACAAACAGGGATCGGACAGAGCCACCTTGTGGAGGATGAGGACATTGACACAGTGTCGACAAGCCCAAATGTGTTCAACTTTTATAATTACCTGAGGACCCATCCTCTTTTGGTGAGACAGAGGCTAGCCACGATGGCTCAGGAAAGAAAGAAGGTCCTGGTGATCCTCTCTGGCTTCTCGCACGCTGACGCCAATCAACAGGCCGACAAGGGAGTTAACCACATTGATAAGATCACACCCCTGGAGAGACGCCTCTTCTTCCAGACTGCCCACATGCACTTCAAGGCTGGGTGCCCTGCACTGGCCCTGGAGGTGCTCTCTAAACTACCCTCTGTCGTTGTGTCTGAGGAAGATGAGGATGGGGAGGTAGATGATAAGTCTTTTGTGGAGACAAAAGGAGAGCGCTGCATTGAGACTGGCACCATTAATGAATATGATGACAAACCTATAGTGAACGGTTTCCACAAAGCCAATGATTTTGATTGGAGCCAGTCATCGTCAGCATTGGATTGGAGCCAACCAGTATCCGCCACCAATATGGACTCCGCTTCTGCCATTGACTGGAGCCAGCCTCTTACTTCACGCTTTGATGGTAAACTTGACCTTGACCTCGACCTCGACCTTGGGTCTGACAAAGATGCCAGCGAGGAGGACAACTCCAGTGACATAACGCGTGATACTTCCGTGATTGTACATCCGTCACGTAGTGTGTGTCCACAGAGAGAAGACAGCATGGCCTCGGGTTCAGTGGGTGCGGAGGATTTGACAGAAGACGAGGCTCGTGCAGGTGACTTTGATATCATGGCTCAGCAGTATAAGTTTATTGCTTGTCTGAAGATCCTAATGGAGGAACTAACCACTCTGGCTACTGGCTTTGAAGTGGATGGAGGTCAGTTACGCTACCAGCTGTACATCTGGCTAGAGAGAGAGGTGGAGGCACTCAAACTGTTGTGTAACTACAGACAAGAGCTGACGGATGAGGAGGAGACAAAAGCAGAGG TTGCCGACAAGGCACTTGATGACAGTttggacatgcatgtatctgGTCACATGCAGCGATCTCTCAGTATCCGTGAGACGACCCACAAGCCCACACTGCATGAGGTCATCATGGCAGAAACCATGAACTTCGAGGCTAAGTTAGAACGTATGTCGCGACGTCGGCAGTGGCTTCATAACAACCAGCAGCTGCTACGCACGTTGATCAGCTACTGCATCCTGCAGGGGTCTGGGGGTGGGGGTTTGGCGTCCATACGCATGGAGCTGATTCTGCTTCTCCAGGAATTACAGCAGGTGAAGCCTCAACAACAGCTACTGTCCCCGCTACCCTTCCCCACCACCCTGCCTCTGCTCTCGGCCAGTATCGCTAGCTCCAAGACAGTCATCGCTGACCCCATCAAGCACCTGCAGGGTATGATTCAGGACCTGTTGCACACCATCGTGGAGTTCACTGTGCCTCCGTGCCACCACTACATGTCGGAGGCGGTGTTGTTGTTGCGTAACCTCAGTGTAGCGCTCTCCTCATGTATCTACCAGTGTCTCTGTGACAGTGACAGTTTTGTGGTCTCTATGGCTGACCTTGATGTGGCCATGGAAGGATTCACAAG TCACAGTGTGATTTATCAGGGGGGACACTTAATGGCTGGAGTACGACACAAGAGAAGGACCAGTTCTACCGAGGAGATCATTAATACTCCCCCGGGCAAATGGCCAG GTGTTGGCTCGTTGAGAGTTTTACTTGCCAGGGAGAAAGACGATGATGCCCCCAAACTGACAGTGCTGTTATCCGAGGCCCTGGTAGGGGTTTACATCAGTCTCCTGATTAACGCCATGGCAGCGTATGATGCCCACATGTTGTACCGCCTTATCTCACACAAGTTCACAGTACAGATGTGGGCTGCCCTGTTTGGAGGGGGAGTAAAGACTCTTCTCAAGGTGGCCAATACGCCTTCACATCAAA AACCTTCTGATGATCTTGCCAAACAGAGAATGAAACTGAACATGAAGATAATGGGCAATGTACCAGTCAGCACACAGAAACACGAGAGTAAGAGGACTTTCAAGGAGAAATTTGTCCCTCCAGAACTCAGCATGGTCACCTACTTCATGACCAAG cctTTCCAGTCCTCCACAGATATGGGTGTAGAGTATGACTcagaggagacattatcctcAGAGGACAATGATAGTGATTTGGGTGATGCTGATGATCGCTACAGACCTCGCACAAT GTCTGTGGAAGCCGTACAGGAGCACATAGACCCTAGCTCTTACAGCTGGTGTCTGATACGCTTTGCCATTATTCAGCTAGTTCTGCACAACCTCAACACCTTCCTGCCTCTGGTGGGGATTGAACTACAAG ATTTACCAGTGTGCTCTCCCTTGCTCCATGCAGTGTTGAAGACTCTAGAACAATGGCAGGAAATGCTGAAGAGTAAACTGGACATGTTTAATGGTCCCCCTGATAATTATATACCTGATATGTACCTGGAAGGTTATGGCAATCAGCCATTTGCtaaatacagagcccttctggagCCACATAACACACCCTTTGT AAACCAGCATGCATCTTTACCCGTGCGGCGCCTCTGGCATCAGCTGATACGACAGGAGAGTTTACAGGACATCTTTATCAGATACATCTTCAAGAAAAAGAGAGCGCCGGAAGATTCACTG GATGCTGTGAGGGATGGAGACTCGGACACATCTGAACCTCCCAAAGAGCAAGACCCTGTCAAAATCATCCACAAAGAACAAGACATCATTAGTGCCTTTACAATAAACCAG GCTAATCCAAACTGTATATCCCTGTCCACTCAAAAAGAGCTGGTAGAGTTGGACATCTCCTCAATACTGGATCCTCCTGCATGGCTGGATGATGATACAGAGTATGACATCGAACTCATGAGAAA GCAGAGTATCGGGGATGAGACGAGCGACTTCCTGGTGATCCAGGTACCCCAGGATCGTAAACAGTCCCTCACCCCCCAATCCCAGTTTGGCTCCCAGATGTCCATCTCCAGTGTGCCCCAGAGCGGCCTGCAGTACTCCCAATCTGGCCGGGGAGCTAGTGTG GTGAAGGGCATCAGTAGACCAGGTGTGTCAAACCCTCCATTAACTAGCTACATCCTAGATAGGAGCTCACGCCTGATCCGACTG